CCGTACGCCGTCCACATCGCCTTCCACATCGGCTCCGAGCACCCGGTGAACTGGACGTTCGCGCGGGAGCTCCTGGTGGAGGGAGTGTTCAGGCCGTGCGGCCACGGGGACGTGCGGGTCTGGCCGACGAAGGTGGAGGGGCGCAGCGTCGTCCTGATGGCGCTGAGTTCGCCGGACGGCGACGCGCTCCTTGAGGCGCCGTCCGCCGCGGTGTCGGCGTGGCTGGAGCGGACGCTGCGGGTGGTCCCTCCGGGCTCCGAGGCCGAGCAGCTCGGCATCGACGACGGCCTCGCCGAGCTGCTCGCGCCCGCCGCGGGCCGTGGCCGTGTGGACGAGCTGTGGCTGCGCGACCCGTGGCCCTCGGACGAGTCCAAGGACGGTGAGTGAACTCCACCGCCACGGGGGCGAACACGGAGACGCATTCC
The sequence above is a segment of the Streptomyces sp. Je 1-369 genome. Coding sequences within it:
- a CDS encoding SsgA family sporulation/cell division regulator, translated to MHSVVERELELKLVLSPERIIPVPARLTYRTADPYAVHIAFHIGSEHPVNWTFARELLVEGVFRPCGHGDVRVWPTKVEGRSVVLMALSSPDGDALLEAPSAAVSAWLERTLRVVPPGSEAEQLGIDDGLAELLAPAAGRGRVDELWLRDPWPSDESKDGE